The sequence AAGTGGAACCAATTtaagcaaaagcaaaaagtacctgatttaaaatgtacttaGAGTAAATGTTACAGAATTACTTTGCAGAAACAATATCTTTGCattgtgatcttttccatgcaggcCTCAAAGGatgaaagtacaaaaaaaaaaaaaaagaaactacatTCTTTTACTTGGAAAGctggaaaatacaaaaaagggcaccaacaacagcaacctCTTCTCATTTCTGCTGGCTGACCTTCCACTGTGGAAACTTTCACAATTTGTCAATAATTGATGGTTTCTAATGTTTACAGTTGGCTGATCAAATCAGCACTTTGTAAGTAATggcatttaaaatgtagctaTGTAGAATACTtaaacaaaaatgtacttaattaaaagtaaagttACTGACTTTACAGGAATACTCAGTGACTGCAGATATCAGATGGATAGAGGGGcagaggatttctgtttcatGCCGTTCTGTACAAACAGCACACTACATCAATTCAGGTTCAGGCCAAGTTTACCTTTATTATCCTCCAGAGGGAAATTCATTTGCCAGTGGATGTGTGAAGACTATTGTGTACGAGGTGCAGTGGGCTGCTTGTTGTAGTCATTCTGTAGACTCTTTGACAcagtaaaatgtgaaatgcaaatATTAGGCTGTGGCTCCGTATCTGTGAGTGGCCACTTGTCGGTTGAAATGCTAGAGAGGGTTATTATACAGTAGGTAGGACCTATTTGGCTATTTATCACCCCTGGTCAAAGTCCCAGTCCTAAAAGCCTTTATTTGATGGAGCACTCTGCATGCAAAGTGCCACATCAGTGTAGATGGTAATTCAAGTACTCTAGACCTCTCTTCATTTTCAGGGATAGCATTATGCAGGTTTGGAATATCTGAAGGCAGGTTGACTGTGTTAAATGCCTCGGTGTCATTGTGCTCATAGTTTTCAAATccacaatcaaaacaaagacGTGCCCAGTCTTTAACAGCTGCACAGTACAGCCTGACTTATGTTTTATAACAGTGAGCACATATACAATACGTGCAGAACATACTCTTCTCTCATGGAAGGAGATTGTGTTTGGTATGCACACAACAATTACACACAGGGACATTTGACAATACAAGCTGTCAAGGAACACATTATTTAACCTTGAGCTCTAATTTCCTCTTAAATGTctccttaagtagcttcaaacttcaaactttccatACTTTACGACAATAACAcatgcatattctgtatcttCTTGCTGCAGGGCTTCACATCACacttgagtgaaatattcaaacccacgatgttgttgttttatggtCACTGGAAAACATCTAcatgttttatgtattatttcatacacatttccctgtaattcagcaggacatatttggcatTTCAGATCTCCGCTAGAAtgcaaaataaagttctgcggGTTTGAACAAAACTTGGCTGCATGGCATGCATTTGTAACGACAAACCCACTCAAACTCCAGAGTTGGTTGGAGCAACAGAGGGGTTGAAACAAACCTGGGGAGGATCTTCAGGGGCGCAAATTCACCCCTCAGACCAGCGCAGACTCCAGTGCAACCAGTTTTGTTGTGTTGGCAAATGAGCAGCGTTTGTGTGGTGACTCTGGTGTGGAGCTGCCGTGCACAAGTCACATCAACCGTAGTTACTCATTATGAAGGAAGGGAGTTAATGAACCAAAACACAGGCTCTGATGTAACAATCACATGTGCTTTTGCGGCGAGGGCCTAAATAGAAACCTGACATGCATGTCCGATGAAAGACAGGTGGTTGAGCGCAGGTATGTCTCCGTTCTGCTTGTGTAACTGTGCCGCAGGCTGGTCTTTGCTCTCCAAGTCATGTGTTGCTTTTGTGTGCCGCGTCTTCCAGGCAGGGGATAAGCACTACCATCCTAGCTGTGCACGATGCAGCAGGTGCAACCAGATGTTCACAGAAGGTGAAGAGATGTACCTGCAAGGTGAGCGCAGCCGTCATCATCCGCGGATGAAAACGTTGTAGGCCTATCTCcacagttttggtgattttgttttgtttgtttgttttaacttcaGTGGAGGATTTCATGCTCCTCCACAGACTGAAAGATTTTTCAAGTTCAAGCTCAAGTTCAAGTGTATTTAtagcccttaatcactgtttacagtctcaaagggctttagaGGCCCACAATTCATAGAAGCAAAAAATGACAACCccccctgacttgaaccctcaTAGCGGGCaaggaaaaaaatcccccaaaaccCCAAAAgccaaaatgggaaaaaatggaataaatctCGAGAAGCATCATGATCCTTGGTTTTATAAAACCCACTGTACAAGCTGAAAAATATGTGGCTGTCAAGTTGAAAACAAAGGCCGAACATataaatatgtacacacatttaaacacctCCATGCTGTATATGTTCAGACATATTCCCAAACTATAAatgaatattattatttgtattttagacatattttttttaacttacatTGCAATCCTTAATTGTATTTAAAGAATAATAAGAAATGGGATATACTTTACTAGTATTAGTGCAAAATCCATTTAAATACATCCAGTATGTTAAAGTAAAACTGTCTATTATGGTCTGGTACTATATTTCCATATGTGGCATGTTTATAGTGGGGTCCTGgtattttaattgtgttttcatatcaaaacTGTCACTTTCTTGCTCCTCAGGATCAACAGTGTGGCATCCCGGCTGCAAGAACACCaccagaacagaggagagacacagggagCGGGTAGGAATTTGGGCGTCACTGACTCCATTGTCCTTGACTTTTTGTCCTGACAAAAGACACCTTTCTGTCTGCGTCCCGTGATGACTTGTTACTGCACAGCAACTAGACATTCAGAATATGTGAGAGGGGCTTCTACATGGGCTGCTACCTATCCCTCGCTGCTCTTGCCATTGTCGAAATGAATTTCCCTGTTGGGAGTGACGtggtgcgtgtgtatgtgtataaataTTTGTTCATGTGCATACTTACATGTGGACGTGTTCGCCTTTATATATGTGTGAGCTGTGGGTCAGGCTGGAGAGGCTCAGTCCCTGTGTGTGATGTCCTGTGAAcccccctctcccttcctccacaGCTATTGCCTCCGTCCCTCTTACTCctccaaaaaacagaaaggcaGGTACTGTATTCGCTATTGGCTATGAGATGGCATCATCCTGTGTTCCGCCATGTATATAGGACATGATGCACTGTAtactgccatctgctggagacAGCCTGCAGtgccttctctgtgtgtgtcatacgCGGAGCCACTTGCCCATGTACATTTATGTCTTTAACACCCTTACCACGCTCATACCCGAGGTGCATGGGGACAAAGATGTGCACACATGTGGCGGACCAGACGCTAAATTACAGCCGTCTAATTTGCCTTTTCTGAATCCCCATTTACCCATAAGGCGAAAGGTCATTTGATTCAGCTGCATTCAAGACTGCTACCACCATCAAATTGCCCATCCATTTCCCATAAACAGGCATGACATTTCTAGGAACATAAAGTCACAGAGCAAAAAGCCCTCATTCACTTTGCAGCATTTGCAGATGAATGACACAgtcatgaaattaacatgatagCACACTTCAAGGTGCTTCacacagcttaaaaaaaaaaatgaagacagggGTTGCAATTCCCTCTGATCACCTGTTAAAAGGCCAGTAGGGCCATTGCattgtttttagtgtttttttgaTCATGAATCCGAGGTGAAATGCAGATGCGAAGGGGCTGTGGATCATGGGAGACTGATTGCCTGGGGAGACGCGGTGCTGCCTTGCTCACTAACACCCacctgtgtgtttctcctcaCAGCCTACGAGGTCGTCGTCCGAGAGTATTTGTTCCAGACCTGGTTCAAGCATACCTGGCTCACCGGGTCACACGATCTATGTAAGATCCATGTCACAGACGTATGCATCTAACTAGgctgtaaaatgtggataatgTTAATTAGATTTCCAGCGTGtcatttcttttgtgtttttacttcctAAATCAGACATCACCTTCCCTGTTCTCATAATAGCAGCAGTTGTATCACCCTCTAACAGTTGCATCCTGTTTAGTAACAGGATGTGTTTCTTCAGTAGTGATCTCCCCTTactcttgtctgtgtgtgtgtgtgtgtgtgtatgtttttgtctttatttgtctCCATAGGCAAAAGTAGACAATGAGATCCTTGATTACAGAGACCTAGCTGCCATTCCTAAAGTCAAAGCCATTTATGACATTGAGCGTCCTGATCTCATTACCTATGAACCCATGTACACCACCTCcctggatgagagagaggagagacgagaGAGTGTGGGAGAGGTAAACACGCAGACTGCATGCTTCTCCTCCTGCATGCATGCCATTGGTGCACTTAGGTTGCACAACACAATACAGCGTTCCTCAAATGACTCCTCTGTTTTTCCGTGGGCTGTTCAAGCTATTCTCTAACGCAGTAGTACGACCTGTGACTCATGTGCAAGCTCTAAGACAATAGCTAGCTCCCTGTGCAAGAAGGGAACAATCAGTATGCATACCTGAATGTATATAGTATTAACCCTAAGGAGGGTGAGCTCATGTTTTTGCTCGCTGTTGTTTACCCCTGAGGCGTATCTTGTTTCTCATTTCACTTGTCCCATTACGTACAGACACTCCACTTACAACCGGTCTGCATACACGCTAAAGGCATGCATTGAAAGTTTTAAGTGTGCTCTCTTTTTAACACTATTTCCCTACATCAAACTAGCGTAAAATTAGAGGTTAaaaatggttgtttttctttgcacaaaaccagactttacatgcagtccttgtttttttttttttctatcaagTTTCCAATGAAAATTCCACTCCActtctgattggtctgcagaCTTGAGTGAGCCCATGATTAAAAATCAGGATCCACATTTTGGTAGCATTTCTCCGTATGTTTCTACAAGCGAGAACTTGTTCTTTAAAAGAATGCTTGAATATTTTGGGCAAAAAAACTTTTTCCGGCTTccacagactgagacaagacatTTGATaccgttttcacctctgtacgtccagctgtagggtttattttttcactttgactgagcctGGCTAATgcctcccatagacttcaagtctttatactgctactttacttttattgtcagaCACAAGTCTGAAATTTGTCTTGCACCTTGGTAGCTCCATTTAACAtgacacaaacatttaacatgacattttacaaatgtaaaatgtcatgtttatcTAAGCTAAGATAAACTGCGACCCACTGGAACCGAACCAGTTGATGTACAGAGCTGAAAACGGTTGTAGGTTGTTTGTTATCGCAGTCCAGGGGGTTAAACGGTAATTTCATTCCCACAAAACTGTAGTTTTTATGCAGCACTGAATTTCTGTGTCCCTCCCAGCTCCACACTGCCAGGAGGGAGCGTTCTCCCTTGCCAGACGACAAGGTAAGATATGTCACCTTCTAGCAATGATGataaatgacctgaaattacAGAGAACAGGACAGAGGTGTGCAGTGTAAAGAAAGGAGAGCATCTGCCTGGTAGAGGACGGTTTGCAAAGATGTGGAAGGTCAGGCAGATTTAGGTAATGCTTGTTAACACTGCAAAGTGACACTAAGATATCTAGATTTTTGTACACTCTAAAAATCCATATCTCTATCTATAGAATATCTATGCATCATTATCTATGTCATTGCTGTCGGTAAAGAAATCTCTCCAATGAAAACACAGCTTAAACATAGActtgctttttcttcttccagcCCTCAAGAAACATGTCACCTACCCCATCTGGCGAAGTgagcatttgattttgtcagatTCACAGCACTGATCAACAATATCTAGCTTTAGCATCATaaactctgtgaatgtgtgtaataaaccgtgtgtgtgtgtgtgtgtgtgtgtgtgtgtcagggctcTTATGACAGGAGGGAACGCATCCTCCAAAGGTCGACCAGTCAGGGCTCCATAGGATCACCTGTTTATAATCGCCATGGCTACACCCCCACCTTGTCACGGTCACCGCAGCATTTTCACAGGCCAGGTGAGTGCTGCCGGCCATACTGGCAGAgatatgagtgtgtttgtgtgcgtatgtgtgtgtgtgtgtgtgtgtgtgtgtgtgagagcgagcgTGTGTCAGTGTATCTcccagaattttattcttggcAGAGTGGAGGAGCCTCCGAAGCAGCAGTAAGACCATGGGACATTACAGTGCTCTGTTGAAATGAATTTGTTTCAGGTGGGTTGGCAGCTCCTTAAaaaaacctcttcaactctgccggTCCCATCAGCAGGTTCGTCATTACCGATGCAAGCAGCGCGGCCGAGCCTTCTTCAAACCCGCAGaagtttatttgaaattctagcgGAGTTCCCAAGGTTTCCCACGATGCCAAACATGTCCTgatgaattacagggaaatgtgtgtaaaaatgatGCACACAAACGTCTAGAGCATCAATGAAGCACGCAAACCAGCAGATCCAGAATGCATTATGTGACATGATTGGGCCAGATGCAGCAACGTTGTTTTACATTTCTCTTATTTTGctgttatgagaaaaaaaaaataagacaagtGAACTCCAGATTCACCAAACTTTCTGAACCATCCACATCTGCTCTTACCCAGGCGTGCCGGATGATGAATCCTACCTGTTAGTGAACTTGGAGGCGTGTGTCTGAGCGTTTGGTATTTGCATAATAACAAATATATCATAAACACTGTTGTTTTGTGAGTAAAATACTCTGGCAGATGCCCAAGAGTGGGAGAGAGTTTCAACCGCTGACCTCAGAGTTGATGGTGGTTGTGTAGTTTTTGCTGAGTCATGCTGCAAGTCAAGTTTCCCTTCTTGGGACAATGAAGGTCTGACCCGAACTTAACTGAAGTGCATAACAGGAAAGTCAGTAAGTCAACAGTGGCGAAAAAAGCTGTGACTCTGTGAGTATCACCTCAGCAGAGGAATGAGGAGTTGCTGAAACAAAATCAAAGTGGTTCAATATGGAAACCAAAACTCCTCCACTGCCCAGGCAGAGCGCTCCACGGTGATCACTGCAGGAGGACACGACAGTTTCTGAAGCCCCGACACCGGCAGAAATGAtgttttactgttaaaaaacaCTCGAAATTCATTTATGCATAGAACTATTTTTAATATCTGTCGTAGTTTGCAGGCTTTTTGCTTCAATGAACATTGAAATGCCTGTATTCTATTGATTTATGGACTGTGACGATgagaaagacttttttttttttaatcttagtAGCAGTGCTCCACTTGTAAAATTTTTCTCTTACCTAAGGCAACAGCCAAATTGTGGATACGAGcgaaaataataagaagaaatttGTTTGTACATCGTTTCCTGCATCTGGCCCAGTTTCTTACAATACGGGAAAAACTTGTAACTTTGAAGCTGCGTAAGAGAAAATTTAAGGGAAAGTCAGAGTTCAAGAGGTTAAAGGCAGCAAGGCCCAGCGGGTGTGAAaactctagtgtgtgtgtgtgtgtgtgtgtgtgtgtgtgtgtgtgtgtgtgtgtgtgtgtgtgtacatgcaaaaaaagcaaacagatgATTTCATGGATTTTTCAAGGATCCATGACATCGTCCCAAGTCAGATGATAAATGAGAGTTGTTTACTTTGGCGAGATGTGCTGACTCAGcacagtgacatcacttcctcatTTCCCTTCTCCCAGACCCTCAGTTGACTCACCTCAGTGCATTTGACTGGAGGTCTCTCACTTGTTTTCCTCACTCTGATCTACAGTATTAAAGGAGAATTTCACCAAAATTGACTTTGCGATTGTTATGTAGACACTTCCCTAAAAATGACAATGATTTTtcggtgtgtgtgatgttcttgttttcttttattcgtGAGTTCACAATATGGGAGAAGTGTCTACATTTGCTGCAATaacttaaagctgcaataaCTGAAATTTGCAGAGGGCTGTTTAGACTCAAATTACTAAATAGTCTTCACTCAGCATCTTctttaatgcagctttaaagtcAATTTTGCACCTCACAATTCTCTCTGCTTTCCCTACCTGCTTTCCTTTTGAAAGGTATTGTGTGATTTTCAACAGTAGCTCTTGTaatcctcttctttttcttcctccttacTGTTCATCTCCTCAAAAACTCCGTACCTCTCACTTTAAGTGTCTTTCAGTTCCTCTTTTCGGTATTTGATACCTGTAtatcttccttccttccttgcttttttttttttttttttttttttgtccctcacCTTCTCaccttctgtctccctcccacACCTCTCACCTCTGCTGCCTGGGTCTGGGGTGTTTTGTCCCCTGTGCCTCCCCCTCACTGCAGAGGCTCTGACAGGCATGCAGAAGctctgctcctccctgtgcAGTAACAGTGTGGGCTCCAGAAATAGTGACTCCCGCCCCACCTCCCCTTTCAGACACCACTTCCTCCCCCATAGCCAAGGTAAGGGCCCCACTTCACTCTCCTCCATTGGCCCCTCAAGGCAAGATGTCACCTCCATCGTCACCTCAGATGTCACCTCTCCCCGAAGTCATGTCACATCCGTCACTCTGgatccatctccatctctcattTGATGCAGACGCAAACTGGCATCATGTTGTCTGAGGAATGGTCAAACACATGTCCCGTCCATTAAACGGGACGTGCGGTCGAGCCCCTTAACACTCTTATTTAATCCAGAGTGTCGATCCCTCACTACCTTGCATGAGCGAGTTAACCCTTCACTGACCTGGCGCCTGCCTGTGCAGCTGAGGGGCTCTTTGGTTTTTTGGCCATTGCATTtgtactgcaaaaaatatccatctcaGCAAGTCCTTTAATCTCGTATTTAGTCTTAAactcttatttttcctccaatgggattagataatcctacttgtttctaacactaatcaacttgttttgaggatttttttttgatacaaGTGTGCTGATCtttcttattctgccttgtttcaacataattATACTTGTTCCCAAAAATAtgtctgaaacaagtgaaactgcattggaaacaagtggaattgtctcatcccattggcagattttttttttcatttggtttcagACAAACAAGCTTTTACGTCTGGATCTTAAACTGAACGACCTgtcaagatggagatttttttgcagagtgTGTTTTGCAGCCTTTTCATGCAGATCAGAAGTCTTAAAGTATATTTAGACAGAAGGACACAACATCCTGAACGTTTCGATCACGGACGGCTTTGTGCATTTTTAGAATGAGCCTCCAATGACTGTTGCATGCTGGGAGGTGTTGTTAACCCATTAACTATGAGCTAATCTACATTGTACACCAGCTTTAACAGACAGCACATCTCTCAACTCATGACTCATCTTCCAAATGCGGGTAGTTTGTGCTTGTAACTCCAGCGTACACGTGCTAGCCTGAGCTGTTGTGCCGTGGTCTGCTCATAGTGGATGCTACACAACTCCCATGAACTGCATCTGTCAAAACCAAGCAGGTTCTCTCCCATTCTGTCGAAATGACATCAAGTGGTCCCGTTGCTCCCTTTGTGCTGCGCCGTCCAGACCTGTGGTTCCCCTCTAGGTTCCCCTGCTTATATTTTGTTCTTGATTTCTCCCACCGGAGGCACTGACCCGCCAAGTGGCCGGagctcccccctccctctcaggCCCGACAGCCGGCCGGTCACTCCGCCTCTCTCTCAGACCCCTAAACATTTCCACCTCCCAGGTAGGAGCCGGAGCGCACCCTGTCACTGCTCCCGAACAGCCTTCTGACCTactgtacatctctctctctctctctctctctctctttctctctctctctctctctctctctatctatctatttatctagcCGTCATTCAGTATCAGCTTTTGcatttcccccttttctttccAAACTGTACGATCACAGATGAGCACCAAACTGTAGTCAGAAGTTTGTATCACAAGAGAAACAGGATTTCGGTGTAGTAATTATtccagtctttaaaaaaaaatgggcattttttttttttttttttactttccgTCTAGTACATGCTGTAATTCATTCCAGAGTATTTGCTGCTTTTGTGTGATGACTTGGTGCCATATTATcattgctcaaaaaaaaaagtgtttacaatatttgatgtttgatgtatttgttttaacacCAGCGCTGTGTTCTCCCTAAATGCCTTTTATGTCTGCACTTGAATGTTTTCAGATCAAGGGAGCAACATCTACAGAAAACCACCCATCTACAAACAACACGGTACttctgctgttattttattgtcttcatttaaaaaaacgaGACGGTCTCACGCTAGTTCAGACTGATATATTAATGTAATCTCGTGTTTGTGAGCCGGGCTCTTACTGACTGACGGTGTATTTGTTTACAGCTGAAACTGTGTGTCCATGTAACATGTGCCCACGCCCAGTGTCAATGTGCCACCACTGTTTGAAGTCTCTCTCCGATCCTCTTCTGTCTGATCTGCAGCAGCTTGTGCTACACTGCATTTTGTccgtcttaacaagtcatttctaATTAAACCCTTttgcaaaaaagacaaatatgccAACAGGGTGAGCAGATGTCTTCTATTAAGTGATATTAGCTCAAAAGAGGAAGAGTAATCTCTCCTTTATCAGCTGTTCTGCGTGAGCATCATTTTTCCTTGTACTT is a genomic window of Myripristis murdjan chromosome 15, fMyrMur1.1, whole genome shotgun sequence containing:
- the ablim1a gene encoding actin-binding LIM protein 1 isoform X4 — translated: MFTEGEEMYLQGSTVWHPGCKNTTRTEERHRERPTRSSSESICSRPGSSIPGSPGHTIYAKVDNEILDYRDLAAIPKVKAIYDIERPDLITYEPMYTTSLDEREERRESVGELHTARRERSPLPDDKPSRNMSPTPSGEGSYDRRERILQRSTSQGSIGSPVYNRHGYTPTLSRSPQHFHRPGTDPPSGRSSPLPLRPDSRPVTPPLSQTPKHFHLPDQGSNIYRKPPIYKQHGSEGRRRSREEEEEEALKRKQLQEEHLNKIQSGLGKLILKEEMEKEQIRERHARSLSAQRYDPKQTNCDADPTSPTKTNSLPGYGRNGLHRPQSTDFTQYNSYGDMCGGGREFQHIKDGRAALARMDRGVSMPNMLEPKVYPYEMLMITSRGRAKLPREVDRTRLERHLAPETFFDIFGMEIQEFDRLPLWKRNDMKKKAKLF